The DNA segment CCCATGGCAGGGCTCGGGTCATGCCCCCACAGAACGTCCAGCGTGCCCGGATCGGGGCTGGGACGATCCTCCAAGCGCGAGGACGACGGCGAGTGCGGGAGTGCGGTCCACGGCCTCGGCGAACACGTCCTGGGCGGTGCGCCACTGGTCCGGGTCCGATTCCGCGAACGGCCGCCAGTCCCGTACGACGATCAGCAGCCCGCGTTCCACGGCCCCCTCGGGCCACAGGGTGTGGTCGGAGAGGGAGTCGACGAGCGCGTCCCAGTTGCGGCCGAACCAGTCGGGCAGCGCCAGGGCCGTCGCCGTGCGGTCCATCAGCCCGGCCTTGTCCGTGACCCCGTCGAGGTCGAGGGTGACGGTGACCCGGCCGGTCAGGTCTTCGCTCATCTCAGCACCGCCCGGAACGAGCTGTAGTGGTCATCGGTGTAGTAGATCTCGCCGCGCTGTCCGGTGACGATCCGCCGCGCCCCGCGGTCACGGGATCCCGGGGTCGTGACCGTGTACTCGTGGTAGTAGCCGCGTGCCTGTCCCGGCAGCAGCCGTTCGAAGTTCCCGAAGACGACGCCGTCCCTGGCGTACGGGAAGGGTCCGCCCTTGTCGATCAGGGCCAGGGTCTGCCGGGCCTCGGCCGGGAGGCGGGAGGCCGGGACGGTGGCCATGCCCCGGGCCCACGCCGGGGTGGAGGCGGCCGGGGAGAAGGTCCGGGAGACCGTCGGGGAGGCGGCCGCGCTGGAGGCGCCCGAGGCCGTCGGTGGACCGGTGCTCGCGCTCTTGCCCGAGCACCCGGTCAGCAGGACGGCGAGGGCGAGGAACACCCCCGCGAGTACGCGGGGAAGGCACCGCACCGGCGCACCGGGGCCACGCCTCGGGTACGCGTGGGGGACGAACCGCAGCAACATGCCGTCGATGCTGCCACGGCCGTCCCGTTACGACGTCGCCACGACCCGCCGGGTCAGGAGCCGTCGGGGTCCGCGCGGCTGAGCGCGGGCTTCGGCGTCGGCCCCGCCGTCAGCAGGTAGTCCGCGGCCGAGGTGTCCGTGACCAGGCTGGTGACCAGGCCCGAACGCAGCACCGCGTCGATCGCGGGCGCCTTGCGCTGCCCGCCCGCGATGGCCACGACCTCCGGGATGCGGCGCAGCTGGTCGGCCTTGACCGTGATGCACCGCTCCCCCAGGTCCCGGCCGATCCGGCGCCCGTCGGCGTCGAAGAGGTGCGCGGCCATCTCGGCGGCGACACCGAGCGAGGCGTAGTGCGCTCGCTCCTCGTCGCTGAGCATGTCGTGCACCGTCGAGATGCCCGGCTCCCAGGAGCCGATGGAGACGCAGGCGACCGTGACCTTGTCGAAGTACTCGAAGGCCCGGGCGATCCCGGTCTGGTTGCGCAGGGCCGCCGCGGTGGCGGCGTCCGGCAGCAGCATCGGCGCGTAGATGGGGTGCGCGTCGCCGCCCGACACCTGGGCGGCACGGCGTACTGCCTCGACCGAGCCGCGCTCGGACGTCCCCGCGTCGTACACGCCCGTCAGCTGTACCACCGTGCACGGCGGCAGCCGGTCGAGCGCCGCGGCCATGTGGATGGTCGACCGGCCCCAGGCCAGCCCCAGCACGTCGCCCTCGTCGACGAGTTCCCCGAGCAGGTCGGCCGCGACCTCGCCGAGATTCTCCGGATCCGGGGTCTCCTCGGCCTCGGCCGGGGACTCGACCACGACGGCGTGCCGCAGGCCGTAGCGGGCGCGGAGCGCGTCTGAGCGCTCGGCGTCCAGCTCGGCCGGGACGCGGATCTCGATACGTACGAGATCCCGTTCGAGGGCTGTCTCCAGGACCCGGGCCACCTTGAAGCGGCTGACGCCGAACTCCTCCGCGATCTGGATCTTGGACTTGCCCTCGAGGTAGAAGCGGCGGGCCATGGCCGCCGCCTGGACCAGCTCAGCGGGTCCCATCCGCATGGCTGACCGGCCCGCCGACATACCCGACACGGCGATCTCCTCACTGCTGTTCACACTCTGGATTCGCCGTTCATCCTTGCAGATCCGGCGCGACTGATCCGCCCTCATGGGCGGCGTTCACTTAACCGTTCACGCAGCCTTGGCTCAGTGGCCGCATGCCCAGGACGCCTGGGCGGTGGCGGCTTCCGCCTGAGCGCGCAGCGCCCGCACCGCCTGGGCCGGGTCCTCGGCGCCGTACACCGCCGAACCGGCGACGAACACGTCCGCTCCCGCCTCCGCGCACCGCTCGATGGTGGACGCCGAGACACCGCCGTCCACCTGCAGCCACAGCTGAAGACCGTGCTTGTCGATCAGCTCACGGGTGCGGCGGACCTTCGGCAGCATGACGTCGAGGAACGACTGCCCGCCGAAGCCCGGCTCGACCGTCATGATCAGCAGCATGTCGAGTTCCGGCAGGATCTCCTCGTACGCCTCGATCGGCGTGGCGGGCTTGAGCGCCATGGCGGCGCGGGCACCCTTGGCGCGGATCTCCCGGGCGAGCCTGATGGGCGCCGCCGCCGCCTCCACGTGGAAGGTGATGGACTGGGCACCCGCCTCCACGTACTGCGGCGCCCAGCGATCGGGGTCCTCGATCATCAGATGGCAGTCCAGCGGGATGTCCGTGGCACGGGCCAGGGACTCCACGACGGGCGTACCGAGCGTGAGGTTCGGGACGAAGTGGTTGTCCATGACGTCGACGTGGAGCCAGTCGGCGCCCTCGACCGCCTTCGCCTCGTCCGCGAGGCGAGCGAAGTCTGCGGACAGAATGCTGGGGTTGATCTGCACGGCCATGCCCCAAGCCTGCCATGCCCGGGGCACGGATGTTCGCGCCGGTCCACAGGCGGGACCGTTCGTCCTACTTATACGACGGTATGCCGAACCCTGTGGACAAGAAGTTCCCGGAGATCCGGAGCTTCACGAGCCGGGCGCGGCGCACGGCGATCGCGCACCGGTCTCG comes from the Streptomyces sp. NBC_00820 genome and includes:
- a CDS encoding ribonuclease domain-containing protein — translated: MLLRFVPHAYPRRGPGAPVRCLPRVLAGVFLALAVLLTGCSGKSASTGPPTASGASSAAASPTVSRTFSPAASTPAWARGMATVPASRLPAEARQTLALIDKGGPFPYARDGVVFGNFERLLPGQARGYYHEYTVTTPGSRDRGARRIVTGQRGEIYYTDDHYSSFRAVLR
- a CDS encoding barstar family protein, producing the protein MSEDLTGRVTVTLDLDGVTDKAGLMDRTATALALPDWFGRNWDALVDSLSDHTLWPEGAVERGLLIVVRDWRPFAESDPDQWRTAQDVFAEAVDRTPALAVVLALGGSSQPRSGHAGRSVGA
- the rpe gene encoding ribulose-phosphate 3-epimerase produces the protein MAVQINPSILSADFARLADEAKAVEGADWLHVDVMDNHFVPNLTLGTPVVESLARATDIPLDCHLMIEDPDRWAPQYVEAGAQSITFHVEAAAAPIRLAREIRAKGARAAMALKPATPIEAYEEILPELDMLLIMTVEPGFGGQSFLDVMLPKVRRTRELIDKHGLQLWLQVDGGVSASTIERCAEAGADVFVAGSAVYGAEDPAQAVRALRAQAEAATAQASWACGH
- a CDS encoding sugar-binding transcriptional regulator; this encodes MNSSEEIAVSGMSAGRSAMRMGPAELVQAAAMARRFYLEGKSKIQIAEEFGVSRFKVARVLETALERDLVRIEIRVPAELDAERSDALRARYGLRHAVVVESPAEAEETPDPENLGEVAADLLGELVDEGDVLGLAWGRSTIHMAAALDRLPPCTVVQLTGVYDAGTSERGSVEAVRRAAQVSGGDAHPIYAPMLLPDAATAAALRNQTGIARAFEYFDKVTVACVSIGSWEPGISTVHDMLSDEERAHYASLGVAAEMAAHLFDADGRRIGRDLGERCITVKADQLRRIPEVVAIAGGQRKAPAIDAVLRSGLVTSLVTDTSAADYLLTAGPTPKPALSRADPDGS